The stretch of DNA GGGTGCGTTCGCGCCCAGGTTAGGATCCGCGACGATATTCCGAGCAGCCTTCGGCATGGCGTGTTTAGCGAGCCCGGCAGAGAGTGGAACGCGTGGATGCGGTTATCTAACGGGAATGCGTACCCGCAGTTCGACCGCATCAATGATGCCCGTGGCATGGCGATAAAGCTGCTCGACGTGCCGGGCGACAAACTCACTCGCGACCCGCGTCACGCGAGCGAACAGGATTTCGTGATGTTCAACCATCCGGTGTTCTTTGTCCGAGACGTTGCTGAGTACCGCAGCAACTTTGCCGCGCAGGCGGAGGGCAAAAAGGTGCTGGCTTTTTTGCCGAGCCTCGATCCGCGGAGCTGGGAACTGCGCCACCTGTTCATTGCACTCAAGACGCTATCGCCTGCGCCGCAGAGCCCGGTTGCGACTGTTTACAGTTCGGTAGCCCCCTTCAAACTGGGGCCCCACAACATTAAATATCGGGTCGCTCCGGCACCAGAGCAATGTCCCGCGTACCAATTGCCGGAGCAGAACCGCGATCTGCCGAACTTCTTGCGCAGCGCGCTTTATCAGCAATTGTCGCTCGACCGGGTGCCGGCCTGCTTCGTCCTGCAGGTTCAACTGCAGAATACCGAGCACTACATGCCTATCGAAGACACCAGCATTGAATGGAGCGAGACGGTTTCGGCCTTCGAGACGATAGCGGACGTCCGGGTGATGGCGCAAGATTTTGACAGCCCTGGGCAAAACCTCGACTGCGATAATCTCTCCTTCAACCCGTGGCATGCGCTTCCTGAGCATCGCCCGATTGGCGGAATCAACCGGTTGCGCAAAGCGGTCTACGAATCCATCAGCGCCTATCGGCTGGAGCGTAACGGTGTCCGCTAACGGGCCATGCGCGCTTCAGGATGGCGTAAGCGAAGCGTCGAGCGTGTTAGTTCGCCAACACGACATCGCGTATATCTTCCGCCAACTGCCGTACGCGATTCTCACTGGTATCCCAGGAGCACATGAACCGCGCGCCTCCCACGCCGATGAAGGTGTAAAACATCCAACCGCGGCTTCGCAGTGCTTCGAGTGCCAATGGTGGGATGCTGACGAAGACGCCGTTCGCCTCGACGGGAAACATCAACTGCACGCCCGGCACATCGCTGATCAGCCTGGCTAACAATTGCGCACATTGGTTGGCGTGCTTTGCATAGTTCATCCAGGCGCCGTTTTCGAGCAATCCCACCCACGGCGCAGAGAGAAATCGCATCTTCGATGCCAACTGGCCGGCCTGCTTGCAGCGGTACTCGAAATCCTCCGCCAGTTCTCGATTGAAGAACAGGATCGCTTCCCCCACGGCCATGCCGTTCTTCGTGCCGCCGAAACACAGCACATCAACGCCAGCTTTCCAGCTCAGCTCCGCAGGCGACAGCCCGAGAAATGCGCAGGCATTGGCGAACCGCGCCCCATCCATATGCAGATGCAGCCCCAATTCCTTGCAGGTGTCGCTGATGGCACGAAGCTCGTCGGGGCGATACACCGTACCAATTTCCGTGGCTTGGGTGATGCTCACGACGCGCGGCTTGGGGTAGTGAATATCCTTGCGCTTAAGCGCAACGTCACGGATCGCCGTAGGCGTGAGCTTGCCCTGGTCCGTTGGGGCGACCAGTAGCTTGGAGCCGTTGGAAAAGAACTCGGGTGCCCCGCACTCATCTGTCTCGATATGCGCGATGTCACCGCAGATCACGCTGTGGTAGCTCTGGCATAAGGCTGATAACGCCAGTGAATTGGCCGCGGTACCGTTGAAGGCGAAGAAAACCTCGCAATCGGTTTCGAACAGTTGACGAAAATGGTCGGCAGCGCGCGTCGTCCATTCATCGTCGCCGTAGGCCCGGTCATGTCCCTGATTGGCACGTGCCATGGCGTCCCAGGCTTCTGGGCAAATACCGGAATAGTTGTCGCTGGCGAACTGCTGGTTAGCGGTGGTCATCTCAGCCTCTTCAATCTGCGGCCCTAGTAGGTGATGGGCAAGTAAATAACGGTATAAAGCCCCAGCGCAGCGAGTACGGCTACCGACGCACCGAGCCAGAATACGGAAACTACGTCTGCTTGCATCCGGCCACTCTTCAGGCCGCTTGCGTTGCGCATATAGCGTCGCTGCTGGGTCGTCCAGATGCCCAGCGCGGTCATCAACGACAGCGCCACGAGCGCGCCAACAAAAGCGCCGTGATACGGCATCCACCGCAGGAACA from Pseudomonas sp. DNDY-54 encodes:
- a CDS encoding catalase family protein, producing MFSRLWLWLGRLISRIVIVLVALALAGWAIGALFFHFEHQGPVSADEVIAPTEAADTRAIITDAIAVIEQHRDNTRVLRDAHAKAHGCVRAQVRIRDDIPSSLRHGVFSEPGREWNAWMRLSNGNAYPQFDRINDARGMAIKLLDVPGDKLTRDPRHASEQDFVMFNHPVFFVRDVAEYRSNFAAQAEGKKVLAFLPSLDPRSWELRHLFIALKTLSPAPQSPVATVYSSVAPFKLGPHNIKYRVAPAPEQCPAYQLPEQNRDLPNFLRSALYQQLSLDRVPACFVLQVQLQNTEHYMPIEDTSIEWSETVSAFETIADVRVMAQDFDSPGQNLDCDNLSFNPWHALPEHRPIGGINRLRKAVYESISAYRLERNGVR
- a CDS encoding threonine aldolase family protein, with the translated sequence MTTANQQFASDNYSGICPEAWDAMARANQGHDRAYGDDEWTTRAADHFRQLFETDCEVFFAFNGTAANSLALSALCQSYHSVICGDIAHIETDECGAPEFFSNGSKLLVAPTDQGKLTPTAIRDVALKRKDIHYPKPRVVSITQATEIGTVYRPDELRAISDTCKELGLHLHMDGARFANACAFLGLSPAELSWKAGVDVLCFGGTKNGMAVGEAILFFNRELAEDFEYRCKQAGQLASKMRFLSAPWVGLLENGAWMNYAKHANQCAQLLARLISDVPGVQLMFPVEANGVFVSIPPLALEALRSRGWMFYTFIGVGGARFMCSWDTSENRVRQLAEDIRDVVLAN
- a CDS encoding DUF202 domain-containing protein, whose product is MHISFRRRLEPKPPPPPLHEDPGLQPERTSLAWSRTLLTLLTVSALFLRWMPYHGAFVGALVALSLMTALGIWTTQQRRYMRNASGLKSGRMQADVVSVFWLGASVAVLAALGLYTVIYLPITY